GTAACTCTTCTACCTGGTTCTCGTTCGCCAGAAGCATATGCTAACTGGGAGAAAATTATGATTGCGGTATCTGCGTTGATAACTAGTTTGGACGAGCAAGATTTAGTTTTTTATACTTCTGGTAATGTAGTGTTTCTAGGTGCGATCGCATCTGCTTTAGACTACAACATTTTATCTCAAAGTCTACAGTTTCATGGCTGGCAACCAAAATCGGCAGTTCCTATCCAACTTGCCGATCCAAATATATTGACATTTCAACAAAAAAATGCTTACTTACTAATTACACAAAAAGCCTATAACGATTGCTTGCATTTGGGAGACTTAGCGATCGCAATGGCTGGCACAGCCACAGAACAATTCGTTGGTTTGGGTAAACCTGCGATCGCTATTGTCGGTAATGGGCCCCAATATAACGCTACCTTTGCTGAAGCTCAAAGTCGTCTTTTGGGAACATCATTAATTTTAATTGACCAACCAGAAAAAGCTGCCAAAATTGTACAATCCTTACTCAGAAATCCCGACAGCTTACAACTCATTGCCGAGAATGGGATACGGCGGATGGGAAAATCGGGAGCAGCACAACGCATTGCCAATTGTTTGCGAAAACAATTTGGGTGAACATAGTTTTTATACTCCCACTGTGAGCAACAGTGGGATTGTTAGTACCAAGCGCTAAAATTTTCTTGTTGGATAATTAATTCCTAGAATTATCTATGAAGTTAATAAACTCCTTCGTTTTATTAAGCTACTAACCCTGAGCGCAGCGCCCGAACAGCCGCTTGGGTGCGGTCATCCGCGCAGAGTTTATTTAGAATGTTGCGAACATGGGTCTTAACAGTACCAACAGTAATATAAAGTTTCTCGGCAATTTGCCCGTTGCTACATCCCGCTACAATCAACTCCAGAATTTCTAGTTCTCTTTGAGTTAAAGGATAAGTTTCTAGAACTTGCTCGTATTCAGTTGCTAGCGCTTCAATTTTTACAGTTTTTGGCTTATCAGACGGTTGACTGTCTCCTGGCAAACCTTGCCGCATTTTCTGTAAAACTACATTAGCAATTGCTGGATCGATCCAGGAATTTCCACCGTGAGTTGCTTGTATTGCCTCGGTTAATTTACTGATGCTTGTTTCTTTCATGTAATAAGAGTCTGCGCCTGCTGCAAAGGCAGCAAGTACTGCATCCTCTGTATGATCCATCGTCAAGATCAGAATCTTGGTCGTTGATTGATTATTTTCAGCTTGATAACGCTTAAACTTCCGGGTGAGTTCAATGCCATCCATATCAGGTAAGCCAATATCTACAACAGCTACATCCGGCTTAGCTGTTTCCAAAAGTTTTAGTCCTTGGGTGGCATTTGCTGCTTCACCAATCACCCTTAATCCACTGTGAGACTGTAATGCAGCTCGTAGTCCCATTCTTGTTAAGTCATGATCTTCAATTAAAAGAATGCTAATCTCATTCATTGCTACACTCACTCTTACGCTGTTTGCATCTACCAAAGTATGACCCTTTGTAAGCGCTATCTGTATATTTTCCCAAACCAAAGATAGATGATATCTCTACCAGCTTGCATCCATCGCTAGAAATAATCACCCTACCCTCTTTTACTATTTAGATATAGGCATAAATCTAGCCGGAGATATATGGATAGTTGTACAAAAAGTATGAAATATTGAGACGAATGCTAAATTACCGGATTTTGTAAAGAATTTAGCGATTAACTGCCATGTTTCATTTGTTATTTCCCATTATCTCATACGAAGCTTTGAAAAAAACTAACGAAAATGGACAAATTAGCACAAGGTGAATTTACTTGGCAAGAAAGTAATTAGCACTTTCAAGCAAGTTTTAAGTTGACCTTAAATTTATCGGATTCATGAAGTCAACTGACATACGTAAAAAAGAAGCAGATTTAGAGCTATACGGCAAAGCTACTGTTTCCAAGGACAAATATTGACTGACTGCTGGTAATCATCAAAGTATTTGTCATCTTACAACCCTGGGAACTCCCGTTCACAACAAAAATGAGGTGATTAATTTAGCGATCGCCAAGAAAACTGTTCAGACATGGAGGTACATCACTTTAGATTCACAAGTAAACAGACGTAGTCCTTTTGATTTACTTGACCTATCAATCTAATGAGTAAAACTGCTCAAGCTTATGGTACATGATGTTAGTATGCAACTCTCACTAATGACTGAGGACGGGCGCTTACTCACTCATTTACAATTGTTTTGAAGCTCAATGAAGTGTTTTATTTTACTTTATATCAGATTCGTCTGCTTTAACGGATAAAACATTTTTAGTTTGTTATTGTTTATTTTTTTTGAGCCACCGATGATTCACTATGGCAGTTAGGTACTAACAAGGCTTTTAGTGTCTATGCTCTAGTTAATTAACTAGGCTGAAAATAAAATTGACTAGATTCTACTCAATCAATACTGGAAATAGTGGCTATATTCTTGTGAGGCGGTGGAAGTCTACAACTTCAATGTTGCTAAATACATTTATAAAGCCTATGACTCTCACAACTTTGCCTAAATACTGGTAACCCTGAACAAGGATTGGCTCTAGCGTGAAATACCTTAGTCAAACAAGTAACAGATTTTAGATACCAAAAAATATTAAATTATTTAATTGGATAATTTAAAAAGACAAATGTTATACATCAACCTATGTTTGGCAGCGAAAATAAAAACCGATGGAAGAAACGCTGAGAATTTTGGTTGTAGACGATGACGAAGTAGACCGCATGACTGTGCGTCAGATGCTGACTAATGCAGGCGTTCAGATGCAACTGTCTGAGGTAATTAATGGTAATGATGCAATATTTGCCTTTAAAAATACTTCCTATGACTGCGTTTTACTCGACTATCGCTTACCAGATTGGGATGGACTAACCCTGATTCAACAGCTATGTTCTTCGGATATTAAAGTGCCTATAGTAGTCCTGACGGATCAAGCAGATGAACATATTGCTGTCGAGTTGATAAAAGCTGGCGCTACAGAACATCTTTCCAAATCCAAAGTATCCTCAGAAACATTAGCGCTGGTTTTGCGAAGTGCGATTCGGGTTCATAGCGCTCAAATGCAAGTAGCTTTAGCAAAACAACAGCTGAGAGAAAGCCACGAAAAAATCATTCGTAAAAACCAAGAACTAGAAAGTCAACGCCAACAAATTCAATTGCAAAACTTAAAACTCTTAGAAGCATCGCGGTTAAAATCACAGTTTCTGGCAACCATGTCCCACGAACTGAGAACTCCGATGAATGCGATAATTGGTTTTTCGCAAATTTTATTGCGTCCTAAGTTCGGTCAATTGACACATCAGCAAAAAGATATGATAGAGCGGATTTTCAACAATGGGAAGCATTTGCTGATGCTGTTGAATGAAGTACTCGATTTTTCCAAACTGGAGGCAGGAAGATTAGAATTAAAAGCAGAAATATTTGATGTATTAAAGGTGATAAATGCTACTGTTGCCGAAATGCGTTCTTTAGCTGAGGCAAAAAATTTAGCATTGCTAGTTCAAACTGACTTGCAAAACCCTTTAGTATTTAATGACCCAGTTCGTGTCAAACAGATTTTAGTTAATTTGCTATCCAATGCAATTAAGTTCACAGAATCTGGTAGTATTTGGGTTGAGATTAGAGAACTCCCTACAAATCGAGTTGCAATTGCAGTTCGAGATACAGGGATTGGTATATCTCCTAAAGATTTTACACGCATTTTTGAAGCGTTCCGGCAAGCCGATCAGAGTATCA
This region of Nostoc sp. UHCC 0302 genomic DNA includes:
- a CDS encoding ATP-binding protein — its product is MEETLRILVVDDDEVDRMTVRQMLTNAGVQMQLSEVINGNDAIFAFKNTSYDCVLLDYRLPDWDGLTLIQQLCSSDIKVPIVVLTDQADEHIAVELIKAGATEHLSKSKVSSETLALVLRSAIRVHSAQMQVALAKQQLRESHEKIIRKNQELESQRQQIQLQNLKLLEASRLKSQFLATMSHELRTPMNAIIGFSQILLRPKFGQLTHQQKDMIERIFNNGKHLLMLLNEVLDFSKLEAGRLELKAEIFDVLKVINATVAEMRSLAEAKNLALLVQTDLQNPLVFNDPVRVKQILVNLLSNAIKFTESGSIWVEIRELPTNRVAIAVRDTGIGISPKDFTRIFEAFRQADQSITRKYPGTGLGLAIIDSLVRMMQGKIFLESQLGAGSIFKIELPRQVTLPNAAGASPALNLDSNEILYSAQNPHQSPSQFSKASMGYPNLKL
- a CDS encoding response regulator transcription factor, with translation MNEISILLIEDHDLTRMGLRAALQSHSGLRVIGEAANATQGLKLLETAKPDVAVVDIGLPDMDGIELTRKFKRYQAENNQSTTKILILTMDHTEDAVLAAFAAGADSYYMKETSISKLTEAIQATHGGNSWIDPAIANVVLQKMRQGLPGDSQPSDKPKTVKIEALATEYEQVLETYPLTQRELEILELIVAGCSNGQIAEKLYITVGTVKTHVRNILNKLCADDRTQAAVRALRSGLVA